The following proteins are encoded in a genomic region of Chryseobacterium cucumeris:
- a CDS encoding DUF1304 domain-containing protein, producing MEIVAKILIAVVALEHLYILWMEMFAWETKGKEVFKAALPAEMFKPTKGLAANQGLYNGFLAAGLIWSFLIKDPQWQTNVALFFLGCVAVAGIYGAISATKKIFFVQALPAILAIIAVLLK from the coding sequence TTCTGATCGCTGTCGTTGCACTGGAACACCTTTATATTCTTTGGATGGAAATGTTCGCATGGGAAACCAAAGGAAAAGAAGTTTTTAAAGCAGCTCTGCCTGCAGAAATGTTTAAACCAACGAAAGGACTTGCTGCCAACCAGGGACTTTACAATGGTTTCCTGGCTGCCGGACTGATCTGGTCATTCCTGATTAAAGATCCGCAATGGCAGACCAATGTGGCATTATTCTTTTTAGGATGTGTAGCCGTTGCAGGAATCTATGGAGCAATCTCTGCCACTAAAAAAATATTCTTCGTACAGGCACTGCCTGCCATTCTTGCTATTATTGCCGTTTTATTGAAATAA